The proteins below are encoded in one region of Pleuronectes platessa chromosome 14, fPlePla1.1, whole genome shotgun sequence:
- the LOC128455540 gene encoding protamine-like protein, whose product MRYSVRLRNLMSQLKSSRRSRYPMGSKSPKRRVMTPKSRAKSPRRTKSPMRSRAKSPMRSRSPRRSRSPRTLFSPKGRVMTPKTRAKSPRRYKSPMRSRSPRRSKSPKMRVMTPKTRAKSPRRTKSPMRSRSTRRFSTPRRSRTPTRSKSPMRSESPKIRAKSPKMGANRSKSPRLRAKSPTRRVKLQREYLGYTVSNMILEAVSASKERHGISLPALKKALQAGGYDVARNNTRVLLTIRRLVASKALVQKKGQIKYK is encoded by the exons atgagatatTCAGTGAGACTTCGGAATTTAATGTCTCAGCTCAAATCTTCAAGGAGATCAAGATATCCAAtgggatccaaatctccaaagagaaGAGTCATGACTCCAAAGAgtagagcaaagtctccaagaagaaccaaatctccaatgagatccag agcaaagtctccaatgagatccagatctccacggagatccaggtctccaaggactCTTTTCTCTCCAAAGGGAAGAGTCATGACTCCAAAGACTAGAGCAAA gtctccaaggagatacaaatctccaatgagatcaagatctccaaggagatccaaatctccaaagatgagagtcatgactccaaagactagagcaaagtctccaaggagaaccaaatctccaatgagatccaggtctACAAGGAGATTCAGtactccaaggagatccaggactccaacgagatccaaatctccaatgagatccgaatctccaaagattagagccaagtctccaaagatgggagcaaa tagatccaaatctccaaggTTGAGAGCCAAGTCTCCAACGAGGAGAGTAAAGCTTCAGAGGGAGTATTTGGGCTACACAGTGTCCAACATGATACTGGAGGCTGTTTCCGCTTCCAAAGAGCGCCATGGAATATCCCTGCCTGCCTTGAAGAAGGCTCTGCAGGCTGGAGGATACGATGTTGCGAGGAACAACACCAGGGTCCTCCTCACCATCAGACGCCTAGTGGCCAGCAAAGCTTTGGTTCAGAAAAAGGgccaaataaaatacaaataa
- the LOC128455538 gene encoding protamine-like protein — MGERSPMRSRSPMRSSVRLRNLMSQLKSSRRSRYPMGSKSPKRRVMTPKTTAKSPRRTKSPMRSRSTRRSRSPRRSRTPMRSKSPMRSESPKMRAKSPKMGTKSPMRSRSPRRSKSPMRSESPKIRAKSPKMGAKSPMRSRSPGRTESPMRSRSTRRLRSPKRFESPIISRSPSRSKSPRLRAKSPTRRVKLQREYLGYTVSNMILEAVSASKERHGISLPALKKALQAGGYDVARNNTRVLLTIRRLVASKALVQKKGQIKYK; from the coding sequence ATGGGAGAAAggtctccaatgagatcgagatctccaatgagatcttcaGTGAGACTTCGGAATTTAATGTCTCAGCTCAAATCTTCAAGGAGATCAAGATATCCAAtgggatccaaatctccaaagagaaGAGTAATGACTCCAAAGACtacagcaaagtctccaaggagaaccaaatctccaatgagatccaggtctacaaggagatccaggtctccaaggagatccaggactccaatgagatccaaatctccaatgagatccgaatctccaaagatgagagccaagtctccaaagatgggaacaaagtctccaatgagatcaagatctccacggagatccaaatctccaatgagatccgaatctccaaagattagagccaagtctccaaagatgggagcaaagtctccaatgagatcgagATCTCCAGGGAGAACcgaatctccaatgagatccaggtctACAAGGAGACTCAGGTCTCCAAAGAGATTTGAATCTCCAATCATATCAAGATCTCCAAgtagatccaaatctccaaggTTGAGAGCCAAGTCTCCAACGAGGAGAGTAAAGCTTCAGAGGGAGTATTTGGGCTACACAGTGTCCAACATGATACTGGAGGCTGTTTCCGCTTCCAAAGAGCGCCATGGAATATCCCTGCCTGCCTTGAAGAAGGCTCTGCAGGCTGGAGGATACGATGTTGCGAGGAACAACACCAGGGTCCTCCTCACCATCAGACGCCTAGTGGCCAGCAAAGCTTTGGTTCAGAAAAAGGgccaaataaaatacaaataa